One segment of Panicum virgatum strain AP13 chromosome 3K, P.virgatum_v5, whole genome shotgun sequence DNA contains the following:
- the LOC120698720 gene encoding uncharacterized protein LOC120698720, whose translation MTAKAVRNKGRVIDRTPGVSREQGAINRRNKIEPSKRSSDGTKGYTRAINRLLKLQEMEAALVDAEMKRCAAEEELFFKLPDRVASGTTFEEKSFGYSVPSDQEIYRDLSSIVVSLALFDGNKMLFACSGIPLPRGNSKLHLTRFVTSAHLVAEFNKNRNKDEQLRIEVCLPDRRTIDGLLGLYDDDIAIVTSLGLQFAVHPVDLDLEATVVGPDDSVLSVGRAFKSGSLMTMDASRIISDGTWVSDSQNFSEAVLGGPLMVKTINGNGVRFLGMNLGCYHEDANVKYRFLPQKLLHERLKHFQILNPKELHFREYSLPKDVSSIVPSGFVRTINRMKSLGYPMPPPLMLELNGQLLNDFEGYFGEVRAWKGYPFGYPPVGSEKCVWEHLSKEVVTNISRRVVKLASFNGPSRFFACTGLLIRWHAHTFILTSASLVRSRLHHEKIDNSLTIEVFLPPNQRVSGTLALYNLNYNFAIVSVEKNFHAVRPEDIFNESPKAFEKVIAVGRDADQGLLMASIGEVKRRNKDTKLNCRDLKLSTCKINKAGIGGPLVDVDGSLVGMNFYDGSKLTPFLPKSKIVNALRGVKNFALPLKRGLSYKVCVVPMQINNKGAPIRKKRKMKTRWPVPEPYWYHGALDVDRYDVPILRGRRLH comes from the exons AT GACAGCGAAGGCCGTGAGAAACAAGGGCCGGGTTATTGATCGCACACCAGGTGTGAGTAGGGAGCAGGGAGCCATAAATAGaaggaacaaaattgagccATCAAAACGCTCGAGTGATGGAACAAAAGGCTACACAAGGGCTATAAACAGACTGCTAAAAC TCCAAGAAATGGAGGCGGCATTGGTTGATGCCGAGATGAAACGATGTGCTGCTGAGGAGGAACTATTTTTCAAACTACCTGATCGAGTTGCTTCGGGCACTACTTTTGAAGAGAAATCATTTGGCTATTCAGTCCCATCTGATCAAGAAATTTATCGAGATTTATCTTCCATTGTCGTCTCACTTGCTCTTTTTGATG GAAATAAGATGTTATTTGCATGCTCAGGCATACCTCTACCACGCGGGAACTCTAAACTTCACCTAACAAGATTTGTGACTTCAGCACATTTGGTTGCAGAATTCaacaaaaatagaaataaaGATGAACAATTGAGG ATTGAAGTGTGCCTTCCTGATAGAAGAACTATCGATGGGCTTTTGGGACTATATGACGATGATATTGCTATTGTCACATCGTTAGGCCTCCAATTCGCTGTCCATCCTGTAGATCTGGATCTTGAAGCAACTGTTGTCGGTCCTGATGATAGTGTGCTATCTGTTGGGCGCGCTTTCAAGTCAGGCAGTTTGATGACCATGGATGCGTCTAGGATAATATCGGACGGCACCTGGGTTTCTGATAGCCAAAATTTCTCAGAG GCTGTACTTGGAGGACCACTTATGGTAAAGACGATTAATGGAAATGGTGTGAGATTTCTTGGGATGAATCTTGGTTGTTATCATGAGGATGCAAATGTCAAATACCGCTTCCTTCCACAGAAGTTACTACATGAACGCTTGAAGCATTTTCAGATACTCAA TCCTAAAGAACTCCACTTCCGTGAATATTCATTGCCTAAAGATGTATCAAGCATAGTCCCTTCAG GATTTGTGAGAACAATTAATCGTATGAAATCCTTAGGCTATCCCATGCCGCCGCCACTTATGCTTGAGC TAAATGGGCAATTGCTTAACGATTTTGAAGGGTACTTTGGTGAAGTACGTGCTTGGAAAGGGTATCCTTTCGGTTATCCACCTGTTGGTTCTGAGAAATGTGTCTGGGAGCATCTTTCAAAAGAAGTTGTGACAAATATATCACGTCGTGTTGTCAAACTTGCTTCATTCAATG GGCCGAGTAGGTTTTTTGCATGCACAGGCTTGCTTATAAGGTGGCATGCGCACACCTTCATCCTGACTTCAGCCAGTTTGGTTAGAAGCCGCCTTCATCACGAAAAAATTGATAATAGCTTGACG ATTGAGGTGTTCCTCCCACCAAATCAGCGTGTTAGTGGGACATTGGCATTGTATAATTTAAATTATAATTTTGCTATTGTCAGCGTTGAGAAGAATTTTCATGCTGTTCGTCCAGAAGACATTTTCAATGAAAGCCCAAAGGCATTTGAAAAGGTAATAGCAGTAGGGCGAGACGCAGATCAAGGACTGTTAATGGCCTCAATTGGTGAAGTGAAGCGTAGAAACAAGGACACTAAACTTAACTGCAGAGATCTTAAGCTATCCACTTGTAAAATCAATAAG GCTGGGATTGGAGGCCCTCTTGTTGATGTTGATGGGAGTTTGGTTGGCATGAATTTCTATGATGGGAGTAAACTAACTCCTTTCTTGCCAAAGAGTAAGATTGTCAATGCTTTGAGAGGGGTGAAAAATTTTGCACTACCACTGAAAAG AGGATTATCCTACAAAGTATGTGTTGTTCCCATGCAAATAAACAATAAAGGCGCTCCAATCCGCAAGAAGCGGAAAATGAAAACCAG GTGGCCTGTGCCCGAGCCATATTGGTATCATGGTGCCCTTGATGTGGATAGGTATGATGTACCCATTCTTCGTGGAAGGAGACTTCATTAG
- the LOC120698719 gene encoding 1-deoxy-D-xylulose-5-phosphate synthase 1, chloroplastic-like — translation MALSTFSFPRGFLGVPAQDSHFAPAGELHAHKQLQARPPTVKGHARRRSTTCVSASLSEREREAEYYSQRPPTPLLDTINYPVHMKNLSAKELRQLADELRSDVIFHVSKTGGHLGSSLGVVELTVALHYVFNAPQDRILWDVGHQSYPHKILTGRRDRMPTMRQTNGLAGFTKRAESEYDCFGTGHSSTTISAALGMAVGRDLRGGKNSVVAVIGDGAMTAGQAYEAMNNAGYLDSDMIVILNDNKQVSLPTATLDGPVPPVGALSSALSKLQSSRPLRELREVAKGVTKQIGGSVHELAAKVDEYARGMISGPGSTLFEELGLYYIGPVDGHNIDDLVSILNDVKSTNTTGPVLIHVVTEKGRGYPYAERAADKYHGVAKFDPATGRQFKSPAATLSYTNYFAEALIAEAEQDGRVVAIHAAMGGGTGLNYFHRRFPSRCFDVGIAEQHAVTFAAGLACEGLKPFCAIYSSFLQRGYDQVVHDVDLQKLPVRFAMDRAGLVGADGPTHCGAFDVTYMACLPNMVVMAPADEAELCHMVATAAAIDDRPSCFRYPRGNGVGVPLPPNYKGTPLEVGKGRILREGDRVALLGYGSAVQYCLAAAALVERHGLRVTVADARFCKPLDHALIRSLAKSHEVLITVEEGSIGGFGSHVAQFMALDGLLDGKLKWRPLVLPDRYIDHGSPADQLAEAGLTPSHIAATVFNVLGQNREALAIMAVPNA, via the exons ATGGCGCTGTCGACGTTCTCTTTTCCGCGGGGATTCCTCGGCGTGCCGGCTCAGGACTCCCATTTCGCTCCGGCGGGCGAGCTCCATGCCCACAAGCAGCTTCAGGCCAGGCCTCCCACTGTCAAG GGCCACGCTCGGCGTAGGTCGACGACTTGCGTGTCGGCGTCGCTGTCGGAGCGGGAGCGCGAGGCGGAGTACTACTCGCagcggccgccgacgccgctgcTGGACACCATCAACTACCCGGTCCACATGAAGAACCTGTCGGCCAAGGAGCTGCGGCAGCTCGCCGACGAGCTCCGCTCCGACGTCATCTTCCACGTCTCCAAGACCGGCGGCCACCTCGGGTCCAGCCTCGGCGTCGTGGAGCTCACCGTCGCGCTGCACTACGTCTTCAACGCGCCGCAGGACCGCATCCTCTGGGACGTCGGCCACCAG TCGTACCCGCACAAGATCCTGACGGGGCGGCGCGACAGGATGCCGACGATGCGGCAGACCAACGGGCTGGCGGGGTTCACGAAGCGCGCCGAGAGCGAGTACGACTGCTTCGGCACGGGGcacagctccaccaccatctCGGCGGCGCTGGGCATGGCGGTGGGGCGGGACCTCAGGGGCGGCAAGAACAGCGTGGTGGCGGTGATCGGCGACGGCGCCATGACGGCGGGGCAGGCGTACGAGGCCATGAACAACGCCGGCTACCTCGACTCGGACATGATCGTCATCCTCAACGACAACAAGCAGGTCTCGCTGCCGACGGCCACGCTCGACGGGCCCGTGCCGCCCGTCGGCGCGCTCAGCAGCGCGCTCAGCAAGCTGCAGTCCAGCCGCCCACTCAGGGAGCTCCGGGAGGTGGCCAAG GGCGTGACGAAGCAGATCGGCGGGTCGGTGCACGAGCTGGCGGCCAAGGTGGACGAGTACGCCCGCGGCATGATCAGCGGCCCCGGCTCCACGCTCTTCGAGGAGCTCGGCCTCTACTACATCGGCCCTGTCGACGGCCACAACATCGACGACCTCGTCTCCATCCTCAACGACGTCAAGAGCACCAACACCACGGGCCCCGTCCTCATCCACGTCGTCACCGAGAAGGGCCGCGGCTACCCCTACGCCGAGCGCGCCGCCGACAAGTACCACGGCGTCGCCAAGTTCGACCCGGCGACGGGGAGGCAGTTCAAGTCCCCCGCCGCGACGCTGTCCTACACCAACTACTTCGCCGAGGCGCTCATCGCCGAGGCCGAGCAGGACGGCAGGGTCGTCGCCATCCACGCCGCCAtgggcggcggcacggggcTCAACTACTTCCACCGCCGCTTCCCCAGCCGCTGCTTCGACGTCGGGATCGCCGAGCAGCACGCCGTCACGTTCGCGGCCGGCCTCGCCTGCGAGGGCCTCAAGCCCTTCTGCGCCATCTACTCCTCCTTCCTGCAGCGCGGCTACGACCAGGTGGTGCACGACGTCGACCTCCAGAAGCTCCCGGTGAGGTTCGCCATGGACAGGGCCGGGCTGGTCGGCGCCGACGGGCCGACCCACTGCGGCGCGTTCGACGTCACCTACATGGCGTGCCTGCCCAACATGGTCGTCATGGCCCCGGCCGACGAGGCCGAGCTCTGCCACAtggtcgccaccgccgcggccatcGACGACCGCCCGTCCTGCTTCCGGTACCCGAGGGGCAACGGCGTCGGCGTCCCGTTGCCGCCCAACTACAAAGGCACTCCCCTCGAG GTCGGCAAGGGCAGGATCCTGCGGGAGGGCGACCGGGTGGCGCTGCTGGGGTACGGGTCGGCGGTGCAGTACTgcctggccgcggcggcgctggtggagcGCCACGGCCTCAGGGTCACCGTCGCCGACGCCAGGTTCTGCAAGCCGCTGGACCACGCCCTGATCAGGAGCCTCGCCAAGTCCCACGAGGTGCTCATCACCGTGGAGGAAGGCTCCATCGGAGGGTTCGGCTCGCACGTCGCGCAGTTCATGGCCCTGGACGGCCTTCTCGACGGCAAACTCAAG TGGCGCCCACTGGTGCTTCCGGACAGGTACATCGACCACGGGTCGCCGGCGGATCAGCTGGCCGAGGCCGGGCTGACGCCGTCGCACATCGCCGCGACGGTGTTCAACGTCCTGGGGCAGAACAGGGAGGCCCTGGCCATCATGGCAGTGCCCAACGCTTAG